From a single Aquipuribacter hungaricus genomic region:
- a CDS encoding NUDIX hydrolase, whose protein sequence is MADDERAGDEGAAVVDREAARVLLLDGRGRVLLFLGRDPARPDDGTWWFTPGGGAEDGEDPGQTARRELWEETGLRVDALEGPVAERTTEFGFDGVTYRQHEHYFVARLGDAEVVTAPAAYTELEERAVLGSRWWGEAELRTTDDVVHPGWLGAWLSAETLGRAG, encoded by the coding sequence GTGGCCGACGACGAGCGCGCCGGCGACGAGGGCGCGGCCGTGGTGGACCGCGAGGCCGCCCGGGTGCTGCTGCTCGACGGCCGCGGCCGGGTCCTGCTGTTCCTGGGCCGCGACCCCGCGAGGCCCGACGACGGCACGTGGTGGTTCACGCCCGGCGGCGGTGCCGAGGACGGCGAGGACCCCGGGCAGACCGCCCGCCGCGAGCTGTGGGAGGAGACCGGGCTGCGGGTCGACGCCCTCGAGGGCCCGGTCGCGGAGCGCACCACGGAGTTCGGCTTCGACGGGGTGACCTACCGCCAGCACGAGCACTACTTCGTCGCCCGGCTCGGCGACGCCGAGGTCGTCACCGCGCCGGCGGCGTACACCGAGCTGGAGGAGCGGGCCGTGCTGGGCTCCCGCTGGTGGGGCGAGGCGGAGCTCCGCACCACCGACGACGTCGTGCACCCCGGCTGGCTCGGGGCGTGGCTGTCCGCCGAGACCCTCGGCCGGGCGGGCTGA
- a CDS encoding 1,4-dihydroxy-2-naphthoyl-CoA synthase translates to MPALADVSDTFDPAAWREVDPAELGREALTDITYHRCVLPGPVAGTVRVAFDRPEVRNAFRPHTVDELYAVLDHARRTPDVGCVLLTGNGPSPRDGGRAFCSGGDQRIRGRTGYQYADGDTADTVDARRTAAEGGRLHVLEVQRLVRTMPKVVVAVVGGWAAGGGHSLHVVCDLTVASREHARFKQTDADVGSFDAGYGSAYLAKMVGQKNAREIFFLGRTYDAEQMQRMGAVNVVADHADLEAEALQVAREVNGKSPTAQRMLKFALNLTDDGLMGQQVFAGEATRLAYMTDEAVEGRDAFLGKREPDWSPFPWYY, encoded by the coding sequence GTGCCCGCCCTGGCTGACGTCTCCGACACCTTCGACCCGGCCGCCTGGCGCGAGGTCGACCCCGCGGAGCTCGGCCGCGAGGCGCTCACCGACATCACCTACCACCGCTGCGTGCTGCCCGGCCCGGTCGCCGGGACCGTCCGGGTCGCGTTCGACCGGCCCGAGGTGCGCAACGCGTTCCGCCCGCACACCGTCGACGAGCTGTACGCCGTGCTCGACCACGCCCGCCGCACCCCGGACGTCGGCTGCGTCCTGCTCACCGGCAACGGCCCGAGCCCCCGCGACGGGGGCCGGGCGTTCTGCTCCGGCGGCGACCAGCGGATCCGGGGCCGGACGGGCTACCAGTACGCCGACGGCGACACCGCGGACACCGTCGACGCCCGGCGGACCGCGGCCGAGGGCGGCCGGCTGCACGTGCTGGAGGTGCAGCGCCTGGTCCGCACCATGCCCAAGGTCGTCGTCGCCGTGGTCGGCGGCTGGGCCGCGGGCGGGGGCCACTCCCTGCACGTCGTCTGCGACCTCACCGTCGCCAGCCGCGAGCACGCCCGGTTCAAGCAGACCGACGCCGACGTCGGCTCGTTCGACGCCGGCTACGGCTCGGCCTACCTGGCCAAGATGGTCGGGCAGAAGAACGCCCGCGAGATCTTCTTCCTCGGCCGCACGTACGACGCGGAGCAGATGCAGCGGATGGGCGCGGTCAACGTGGTCGCCGACCACGCCGACCTCGAGGCCGAGGCGCTGCAGGTGGCCCGCGAGGTCAACGGCAAGTCCCCGACCGCGCAGCGCATGCTGAAGTTCGCCCTCAACCTCACCGACGACGGCCTCATGGGCCAGCAGGTGTTCGCGGGCGAGGCGACCCGGCTGGCGTACATGACCGACGAGGCGGTCGAGGGCCGCGACGCCTTCCTCGGCAAGCGCGAGCCGGACTGGTCGCCCTTCCCCTGGTACTACTGA